The following are encoded together in the Pseudomonas xantholysinigenes genome:
- a CDS encoding alpha/beta fold hydrolase yields MPTYRNAMICALLALPSTIAHATPQLLHLGQPHPYVFLAYTNSDLHQAQPAEHAVVIIHGVRRNAEDYYQTGEQLLTNAGLTPRNTLLLAPNFLTATDPQASNDLPLWPKDRWMQGNESSAGHRGITSFSVLDDLLAYLADRRRFPHLKDVVLIGHSAGAQLMQRYAVMGKDFTSLPVRYVISSPSSYLYLDAKRPTATGFAPIPDNRCPGYNRYRYGLEQPPAYLASQRLDAVQLFRRYASRNVTYLVGERDTHADSKVMDHSCAAEAQGPNRLERQLGYLRYEGFLSRTWGVAVAHRQFVIPEAGHDAGHLFASPKVAEVIFPNKP; encoded by the coding sequence ATGCCCACCTACCGCAACGCCATGATCTGCGCCCTCCTGGCCCTGCCAAGCACCATCGCCCACGCCACACCGCAACTGCTACACCTGGGCCAGCCCCACCCCTACGTCTTCCTCGCCTACACCAACTCCGACCTGCACCAAGCACAACCCGCCGAACATGCCGTGGTAATCATCCACGGCGTACGCCGCAACGCCGAAGACTATTACCAAACCGGTGAACAACTCCTGACCAATGCCGGGCTCACTCCGCGCAACACCTTGCTGCTGGCACCCAACTTCCTCACAGCCACCGACCCTCAGGCCAGCAACGACCTGCCACTGTGGCCCAAGGACCGTTGGATGCAAGGCAACGAGTCGAGCGCCGGACACCGGGGCATCACCAGCTTCAGCGTACTCGACGATCTGCTCGCCTACCTCGCCGATCGCCGTCGCTTCCCACACCTCAAGGACGTCGTGCTGATCGGCCACTCGGCGGGCGCCCAGCTCATGCAACGCTATGCCGTGATGGGCAAGGATTTCACCAGCCTGCCAGTGCGCTACGTGATCTCCAGCCCATCCTCATACCTGTACCTGGACGCCAAACGGCCAACCGCCACCGGATTTGCACCAATACCGGACAACCGCTGCCCAGGCTACAACCGCTATCGCTATGGCCTGGAACAGCCTCCCGCCTACCTCGCCAGCCAACGTTTGGATGCCGTTCAGTTGTTCCGTCGCTATGCATCGCGCAATGTGACCTACCTGGTGGGCGAACGCGACACTCACGCCGATAGCAAGGTCATGGACCACAGTTGCGCCGCCGAGGCCCAGGGGCCGAATCGGCTCGAGCGCCAGCTCGGTTATCTGCGTTACGAAGGTTTCCTGTCACGCACCTGGGGGGTCGCCGTTGCGCATCGCCAGTTCGTCATCCCCGAGGCGGGGCACGATGCCGGCCATCTGTTCGCCAGCCCGAAGGTGGCCGAGGTGATATTCCCGAACAAACCTTAG